Proteins from a single region of Pseudomonas ekonensis:
- a CDS encoding DUF4123 domain-containing protein yields the protein MTNALPELDLGLVTWLMGELWSEGVHPGAPQVYALLDGARDERIEPMIRTSEAEFICLYAGKLEPALSAAAPYLVHLDPNKPFTGALLDAGWGSNWGYFIVAPADVSLRQLRRHFRTLLKVEDFAGNPLVFRFYDPRVLRTYLPTCLPEERSALFGPCLLFMAETTTAGSLIAYPAVASASAEAGGHVRTLPSLK from the coding sequence ATGACCAACGCCCTTCCTGAGTTGGATCTTGGCCTGGTGACATGGCTCATGGGCGAACTGTGGAGCGAGGGCGTTCACCCCGGCGCGCCGCAGGTTTACGCATTGCTCGACGGCGCACGAGACGAGCGGATCGAACCCATGATCCGTACAAGCGAGGCCGAATTCATCTGCCTGTATGCCGGCAAGCTCGAACCGGCGCTGTCCGCGGCCGCCCCCTACCTGGTTCATCTCGACCCGAACAAGCCGTTCACCGGCGCACTGCTGGATGCCGGTTGGGGATCCAATTGGGGCTACTTTATCGTTGCGCCGGCCGACGTATCCCTTCGCCAACTACGACGCCACTTTCGAACATTGCTCAAGGTCGAGGATTTCGCAGGCAACCCGCTGGTGTTCCGCTTTTACGATCCGAGGGTGCTGCGCACGTACTTGCCTACCTGCCTGCCGGAGGAGCGTTCCGCGCTCTTCGGCCCTTGCCTGCTGTTCATGGCGGAAACCACAACGGCCGGTTCGCTGATTGCCTATCCAGCCGTTGCGTCCGCCTCTGCCGAGGCCGGCGGGCATGTGCGCACGCTGCCTTCGCTCAAATGA
- a CDS encoding type VI secretion system Vgr family protein produces the protein MLDSNVTHITFNLEGISNDLQVLGFVGREALNQPFCFDLELVSARPDLPLEELLHKPGVLTFGATGEGTIHGLVYRIEQGDSGRTLTRYSLSLVPQLAYLRHNHDQQIFQHLTVPKIIARVLEDRGILADAYSFQLGAEYPERDYCVQYDESDLHFIQRLCEEEGIHFHFQHSAGGHKLVFGDDQTVFRKLKPVSYQQDSGMAADKPVIKRFNLRLETRTSRVARRDYDFEKPKILPEAAAKSAFMPDLEDYDYPGRFTARERGKQLATRALERHRSDYALAEGKGDEPTLACGHFLTLAEHPRAEWNDLWLLLEVIHEGKQPQVLGENVTSDVTDGKDDFHQGYRNTFLATPWDAHYRPALEHPKPRVLGSQTAVVTGPAGEEIHCDQYGRIKVQFHWDRDGQADDKTTCWLRVASGWAGAAYGGIAIPRVGMEVLVTFLEGDPDQPLVTGCLYHKENVVPYDLPANKTRSTFKTLSSPGGKGYNELRIEDRKGAEQIYLHAQRDWDENIEHDQRIRIGNERHDTVEANAYSEFKVEEHRITHLNRISEMRADDHLTVAVTQHVKVGTGQFVEAGTEIHYHAGEKVVVEGGMELTAKAGGSFVKVDAGGVTISGAEVKANTGGAPGVGSGIAVLAPVIPWAADRDKNGQLLKPATVAGPPEASVPAPTIAERKQARLQRQNSQALTLKRAAENGTPFCEVCS, from the coding sequence ATGCTCGATTCCAACGTGACGCATATCACCTTCAATCTCGAAGGCATTTCAAACGATCTCCAGGTCTTGGGTTTCGTTGGCCGCGAAGCCCTCAACCAACCTTTTTGCTTCGACCTCGAACTGGTCAGCGCCCGTCCCGACCTCCCGCTCGAAGAGCTGCTACACAAGCCCGGCGTCCTCACCTTCGGCGCCACCGGCGAGGGCACGATCCATGGCCTGGTGTACCGCATCGAGCAAGGCGACTCCGGCCGCACCCTCACCCGCTACAGCCTGAGCCTGGTGCCGCAGCTGGCCTACCTGCGCCACAACCACGACCAGCAGATCTTCCAGCACCTCACCGTGCCCAAGATCATCGCCCGGGTTCTGGAGGACCGCGGCATCCTCGCCGACGCCTACAGCTTCCAGCTCGGCGCCGAGTACCCCGAGCGCGACTACTGCGTGCAGTACGACGAGTCCGACCTGCACTTCATCCAGCGCCTGTGCGAGGAGGAAGGCATCCACTTCCATTTCCAGCACAGCGCCGGCGGCCACAAGCTGGTGTTCGGCGACGACCAGACCGTGTTCCGCAAGCTCAAGCCGGTCAGCTACCAGCAGGACTCCGGCATGGCCGCGGACAAGCCGGTCATCAAGCGCTTCAACCTGCGCCTGGAGACCCGCACCAGCCGCGTCGCCCGCCGCGACTACGACTTCGAGAAGCCCAAGATCCTGCCCGAGGCCGCCGCCAAGTCGGCGTTCATGCCGGATCTTGAGGACTACGACTACCCCGGCCGCTTCACCGCCCGCGAGCGCGGCAAGCAGCTGGCCACCCGCGCCCTGGAACGCCACCGCAGCGACTACGCCCTGGCCGAGGGCAAGGGCGACGAGCCGACCCTGGCCTGCGGCCACTTCCTGACCCTGGCCGAGCACCCGCGCGCCGAGTGGAACGACCTCTGGCTGCTGCTGGAGGTGATCCACGAGGGCAAGCAGCCGCAGGTCCTGGGCGAGAACGTCACCAGCGACGTCACCGACGGCAAGGACGACTTCCACCAGGGCTACCGCAACACCTTCCTCGCCACCCCGTGGGACGCCCACTACCGCCCGGCCCTCGAACACCCCAAGCCCCGCGTGCTCGGCAGCCAGACCGCCGTCGTCACGGGACCCGCCGGCGAGGAGATCCACTGCGATCAGTACGGGCGGATCAAGGTGCAGTTCCACTGGGACCGCGACGGCCAGGCCGACGACAAGACCACCTGCTGGCTGCGCGTGGCCAGCGGCTGGGCCGGCGCGGCCTACGGCGGCATCGCCATCCCCCGCGTGGGCATGGAGGTGCTGGTCACCTTCCTTGAGGGCGACCCCGACCAGCCGCTGGTCACCGGCTGCCTGTACCACAAGGAAAACGTCGTCCCCTACGACCTGCCCGCGAACAAGACCCGCAGCACCTTCAAGACCTTGAGCTCCCCCGGCGGCAAGGGCTACAACGAACTGCGCATCGAGGACCGCAAGGGCGCCGAGCAGATCTACCTGCACGCCCAGCGCGACTGGGACGAGAACATCGAGCACGACCAGCGGATCCGCATCGGCAACGAACGCCACGACACGGTCGAGGCCAACGCCTACAGCGAGTTCAAGGTCGAGGAGCACCGCATCACTCATCTGAATCGCATCAGTGAAATGCGCGCCGACGACCACCTCACCGTCGCAGTGACCCAACACGTGAAGGTCGGCACCGGGCAGTTCGTCGAGGCCGGCACCGAGATCCACTACCACGCCGGCGAGAAGGTCGTGGTCGAGGGCGGCATGGAGCTGACGGCCAAGGCCGGCGGAAGCTTCGTGAAGGTGGATGCGGGGGGCGTGACCATCAGCGGGGCCGAGGTGAAGGCCAATACCGGCGGCGCGCCGGGGGTGGGGAGCGGGATTGCGGTGTTGGCGCCCGTCATTCCATGGGCAGCGGACCGGGATAAAAACGGGCAACTGTTGAAGCCCGCCACGGTTGCCGGGCCGCCCGAGGCGTCTGTACCTGCCCCCACGATCGCCGAGCGCAAGCAGGCCCGCCTTCAACGTCAGAACAGCCAGGCCCTGACCCTCAAACGTGCGGCCGAAAACGGCACGCCCTTCTGTGAGGTCTGCTCATGA
- a CDS encoding DUF72 domain-containing protein produces the protein MGSDVRIGISGWRYAPWRGDFYPEGLIQRKELAFASRAVNSIEINGSFYALQTPDRYADWARQTPDDFVFSVKAPRFITHVKRLRDIEEPLANFFASGVLRLRRKLGPILWQFPPSFRFDENLFDEFLRQLPHTSNAAKRLAKHSHERLHKEGYLESAAGLAVRHAVEIRNESFLTPAFVELLRRHDVALVVADTAGKWPCIEDLTSDFVYMRLHGDRKLYSSGYSEKALQRWHERIELWRRGKQPEDARLVLHKAGRRRKSRDVFCYFDNDIKVRAPYDAHRLLEMLDLTAQLSVTPGTLPEMDSRLHENTDPELPNLK, from the coding sequence ATGGGCAGTGATGTGCGCATCGGCATATCAGGCTGGCGCTATGCCCCTTGGCGAGGCGATTTTTATCCTGAAGGCCTCATTCAAAGAAAAGAACTCGCCTTCGCTTCGCGGGCCGTCAACAGCATCGAAATCAACGGTTCGTTCTATGCCCTGCAAACGCCCGACCGGTATGCGGATTGGGCCCGGCAGACCCCGGACGATTTCGTGTTCAGCGTCAAGGCGCCCCGCTTCATCACCCATGTCAAACGCCTGCGGGACATCGAAGAGCCTTTGGCCAACTTCTTTGCGTCGGGCGTGCTCCGACTACGCCGCAAGCTGGGGCCGATCTTGTGGCAGTTTCCGCCCAGTTTCAGGTTCGACGAAAACCTGTTCGACGAATTTCTCCGGCAATTGCCCCACACCAGCAACGCCGCCAAGCGCCTGGCCAAACACAGCCACGAACGACTGCACAAAGAAGGATACCTGGAGAGCGCCGCCGGACTGGCCGTGCGCCACGCGGTGGAAATCCGCAATGAGAGTTTCCTGACGCCGGCGTTCGTGGAGTTGCTGCGCCGTCATGACGTCGCGCTGGTGGTGGCCGACACCGCCGGCAAATGGCCCTGCATCGAGGATCTGACCAGCGACTTCGTCTACATGCGCCTGCATGGAGACAGGAAGTTGTACAGCAGCGGATACTCGGAAAAGGCGCTACAGCGCTGGCATGAACGCATTGAACTCTGGCGGCGGGGAAAACAGCCCGAAGACGCCCGTCTCGTGCTGCACAAGGCAGGCAGGCGGCGCAAGTCGCGGGATGTCTTCTGCTATTTCGATAACGACATCAAGGTGCGTGCCCCCTATGACGCGCACCGGCTGCTGGAAATGCTGGATCTGACCGCTCAGTTGTCCGTCACGCCCGGGACGTTGCCGGAGATGGATTCCCGCTTGCATGAAAATACCGACCCTGAACTACCAAACTTGAAATGA
- a CDS encoding GNAT family N-acetyltransferase yields the protein MHRVIRQAVPGDLESLYRLDPLAATDAGRRALIETAVGSSECWVALGSLDARVPVGYGCLNQGFFGQWFISLVVVSTAHRRCGVGRQIVAHLERVTGAEKIFTSTNASNVPMRQLLAQSGFQASGVVENLDPGDPELIFVKFLSR from the coding sequence ATGCACAGGGTTATCAGGCAAGCGGTGCCGGGCGATCTGGAGAGCCTTTACCGCCTCGATCCGCTGGCGGCAACCGATGCCGGCCGCCGCGCATTGATCGAAACGGCTGTGGGCTCGTCCGAGTGCTGGGTTGCCCTCGGATCACTCGACGCACGCGTTCCGGTCGGCTATGGCTGCCTGAACCAAGGCTTCTTCGGGCAATGGTTCATTTCGCTGGTGGTGGTTTCCACCGCCCACAGGCGCTGCGGGGTCGGGCGGCAGATCGTGGCCCATCTGGAGCGCGTCACGGGCGCTGAGAAAATCTTCACGTCTACCAATGCGTCGAACGTCCCCATGCGCCAGTTGCTGGCGCAGTCCGGGTTTCAGGCGAGCGGCGTCGTCGAGAATCTCGATCCGGGCGACCCTGAACTGATTTTTGTGAAGTTCCTGAGCCGCTGA
- a CDS encoding GNAT family N-acetyltransferase, which translates to MEAFDRGAREQLGRRVVKDLEKTAPHNLMGLSAVEIDARLRTALEKSEQYSVRSVADLRAFVRLSFIIGPLFADYSAVREKLETSGQGMDRLMAPLFDGMTPDGWACATDFDIVTRAQIPFPFDAQPEWRSPQRAHAFTLDSPSISIEPLASVHADSYFRHALHPDVWKLGRMRPYTSLEQVQAHIRSVSADEGREAYAISHPEAGCVGAITLREERLFSSVAYWVARPFWGHGVATAAVGKLLNHLSRKCHSMSLLTEIARTNVPSIRLVEVLGGKEITPPSDGTCNRIYEFRI; encoded by the coding sequence ATGGAAGCGTTCGACCGCGGTGCGCGGGAGCAGCTCGGCAGACGGGTAGTCAAGGATCTGGAGAAAACGGCGCCGCACAATTTGATGGGATTATCTGCGGTGGAGATTGATGCCCGTTTAAGGACCGCGCTAGAGAAGTCCGAGCAATATTCAGTGAGATCGGTTGCGGATCTTCGAGCGTTCGTTCGGTTGTCTTTCATCATCGGGCCTTTGTTTGCAGATTATTCCGCCGTGCGAGAGAAACTGGAAACAAGCGGGCAGGGCATGGACAGGCTCATGGCACCTCTGTTCGACGGCATGACGCCAGATGGATGGGCGTGTGCCACTGACTTCGATATCGTCACCCGAGCGCAGATTCCGTTTCCGTTCGATGCGCAACCAGAATGGCGGTCACCACAACGGGCGCATGCCTTCACACTGGATTCACCTTCGATATCGATTGAGCCCTTGGCGTCAGTCCATGCCGATTCCTACTTTCGCCACGCGCTCCATCCTGATGTCTGGAAGCTTGGCCGAATGCGGCCGTACACAAGCCTGGAGCAGGTTCAGGCGCACATCAGGTCAGTCAGTGCCGATGAGGGGCGCGAAGCGTACGCCATCAGCCACCCGGAGGCTGGGTGCGTCGGCGCAATCACCTTGCGTGAAGAACGGCTCTTTTCCTCTGTCGCCTATTGGGTCGCGAGGCCCTTTTGGGGACATGGTGTCGCTACCGCAGCCGTCGGAAAGCTACTTAACCATCTGAGCAGGAAATGTCATTCCATGAGCCTTCTGACGGAAATAGCTCGAACGAATGTGCCGTCAATACGATTGGTTGAGGTGTTGGGGGGAAAAGAAATAACACCGCCGAGCGACGGCACCTGCAACAGGATCTACGAATTTCGTATTTAG
- a CDS encoding ABC transporter ATP-binding protein, whose product MLRVFERMLDPFPPDEAPPPPVGLARFLWACTRGARGYVLALALLSAGVSVYEAWLFAFLGQVVDLLATWQAGGAVSDQETQVLWGIGVVLLTSVGLVALRTMVQHQILAINLPLRLRWDFHRLMLRQSLSFFADEFAGRVTTKVMQTALSVREVLFTVIEIAPGIGVYFIAIIALAGGFDLKLMLPFIAWVALFGLAMLYFVPRLGQVGQEQAHARSSMTGRVSDAYSNITTVKLFSHSKREAHFARAAMEDFKQTGFRQMRLVSQFEIVNQALVVALILGAGGYSLWLWHHGEVGTGAVAAITAMALRINGMSHWIMWQMTSLFENIGTVQDGMATLTRGPKVQDAPNAGVLVPFGGAVTFDKVRFTYNGERQVFDGLSLNIRPGEKIGLVGRSGAGKSTLINLLLRFHDVDSGEIRIDGQNIAKVTQDSLRSAIGMVTQDTSLLHRSIRDNIAYGRPDATDEQIRLAAANAQADGFIRQLSDRQGHTGYDTLVGERGIKLSGGQRQRIAIARVMLKNAPILLLDEATSALDSEVEVAIQESLDEMMQGKTVIAIAHRLSTIAAMDRLIVMDEGRIVEQGTHAELLERNGIYARLWQHQSGGFLGEDQGLAQAME is encoded by the coding sequence ATGCTTCGCGTGTTTGAACGAATGCTGGATCCTTTCCCACCCGATGAGGCACCGCCTCCGCCGGTAGGCCTGGCTCGGTTCCTGTGGGCCTGCACCCGCGGCGCCCGGGGTTATGTCCTTGCGCTCGCCCTGCTGAGCGCCGGTGTGTCGGTGTACGAAGCCTGGCTGTTCGCCTTTCTCGGGCAAGTCGTGGATCTGCTCGCCACCTGGCAGGCCGGCGGCGCGGTGAGCGACCAGGAAACACAAGTGCTGTGGGGCATCGGCGTCGTGTTGCTCACCAGCGTCGGGCTGGTGGCCCTGCGCACGATGGTGCAGCACCAGATACTGGCGATCAACCTGCCGCTGAGACTGCGCTGGGACTTCCACCGGCTGATGCTGCGCCAGAGCCTTTCATTCTTCGCCGATGAGTTTGCCGGCCGTGTCACGACCAAGGTGATGCAAACGGCGCTGTCCGTGCGGGAAGTCTTGTTCACCGTCATCGAAATCGCCCCCGGCATCGGGGTCTACTTCATTGCGATCATCGCCCTGGCCGGCGGCTTCGATCTCAAGCTCATGCTGCCGTTCATCGCGTGGGTCGCCCTGTTCGGGCTGGCCATGCTGTATTTCGTACCGCGCCTGGGGCAAGTCGGGCAGGAGCAGGCCCACGCCCGGTCCTCGATGACAGGACGGGTTTCGGACGCCTACAGCAACATCACCACCGTCAAACTGTTCTCCCACTCCAAACGGGAGGCCCATTTCGCACGCGCGGCGATGGAGGACTTCAAGCAGACCGGGTTTCGCCAGATGCGCCTGGTCAGCCAGTTCGAGATCGTCAACCAGGCGTTGGTGGTGGCGCTGATACTCGGCGCCGGCGGTTATTCGCTGTGGCTGTGGCACCACGGCGAAGTCGGCACCGGGGCGGTCGCCGCGATCACCGCCATGGCGTTGCGCATCAATGGCATGTCGCACTGGATCATGTGGCAAATGACATCGCTGTTCGAAAACATCGGCACCGTTCAAGACGGCATGGCCACCCTGACCCGCGGGCCAAAGGTGCAAGATGCGCCGAACGCAGGCGTGCTGGTGCCCTTCGGCGGCGCAGTGACCTTCGACAAGGTGCGTTTCACCTACAACGGCGAACGCCAGGTCTTCGACGGACTGAGCCTGAACATCCGCCCGGGCGAAAAGATCGGCTTGGTAGGCCGCTCCGGCGCCGGCAAGTCGACGCTGATCAATCTGCTGCTGCGTTTCCATGACGTCGACAGCGGCGAGATCCGCATCGACGGGCAGAACATCGCCAAAGTCACCCAGGACAGCCTGCGCAGCGCCATCGGCATGGTCACGCAAGACACCTCCCTGCTCCATCGCTCCATCCGCGACAACATCGCCTACGGCCGGCCGGACGCGACCGATGAGCAGATCCGCCTGGCCGCCGCCAACGCCCAGGCCGACGGTTTCATCCGCCAGTTGAGCGACCGGCAAGGCCACACCGGCTACGACACCCTGGTGGGCGAGCGCGGCATCAAGCTGTCCGGCGGCCAACGCCAGCGCATCGCCATTGCCCGCGTGATGCTGAAGAACGCCCCGATCCTGTTGCTCGACGAGGCCACGAGTGCCCTGGATTCGGAAGTCGAAGTCGCCATCCAGGAAAGCCTCGACGAAATGATGCAGGGCAAGACCGTCATCGCCATCGCACACAGGCTGTCCACGATCGCGGCCATGGATCGCCTGATTGTCATGGACGAGGGGCGTATCGTCGAACAAGGCACCCACGCCGAACTGCTCGAGAGGAACGGCATCTATGCCCGGCTCTGGCAGCATCAAAGCGGTGGGTTCCTGGGTGAAGACCAAGGGTTGGCGCAGGCGATGGAATAG
- a CDS encoding Ku protein — MARAIWKGAISFGLVHIPVSLSSAVVSQRLDFDWLDKRSMEPVGYRRINKVSGKEIDKDNIVKGIEFEKGRYVVISEDEIRKARPEATQTIDIFSFVAADEIPLQHFDTPYYLSPDRRGGKVYALLRETLTASGKVALARVVLHTQQHLALLRPLEDALVMITLRWPDEVRSLEGLELDASVTQPKLDKKELQMAKRLVDDMSSHWEPEQYLDDFKDTIMALVEEKASKGKIATVAAPDTAAERKETNIVDLTELLKRSLGGGKAKPAPKRTRRKAS; from the coding sequence ATGGCCCGTGCGATCTGGAAAGGTGCGATCAGCTTCGGACTGGTGCACATCCCGGTGTCCTTGAGTTCTGCCGTCGTCAGCCAGCGGCTGGATTTCGACTGGCTGGACAAGCGCAGCATGGAGCCGGTCGGCTATCGGCGGATCAACAAGGTCAGCGGCAAGGAGATCGACAAGGACAACATCGTCAAGGGCATCGAGTTCGAGAAAGGGCGCTACGTGGTCATCAGCGAAGACGAGATCCGCAAAGCCCGGCCCGAGGCGACCCAGACCATCGACATCTTCTCCTTCGTCGCGGCCGACGAGATTCCTCTCCAGCATTTCGACACGCCTTATTACCTGAGCCCGGACCGGCGCGGCGGCAAGGTCTACGCGCTGCTGCGGGAGACGCTGACCGCTTCGGGCAAAGTCGCCCTGGCGCGGGTGGTGCTGCATACGCAGCAGCATCTGGCGCTGTTGCGCCCGTTGGAGGATGCGCTGGTGATGATCACCCTGCGCTGGCCCGACGAGGTGCGCAGCCTCGAAGGCCTGGAACTGGACGCTAGCGTCACCCAGCCCAAGCTGGACAAGAAGGAACTGCAGATGGCCAAGCGTCTGGTGGACGACATGAGCAGCCATTGGGAGCCGGAGCAGTACCTGGACGACTTCAAGGACACCATCATGGCCCTGGTCGAAGAAAAGGCGAGCAAAGGCAAGATCGCCACGGTGGCCGCGCCGGACACCGCCGCCGAGCGCAAAGAGACCAACATCGTCGACCTAACCGAACTGCTCAAGCGCAGCCTGGGCGGCGGCAAGGCCAAGCCAGCGCCCAAACGCACCCGCCGCAAGGCGTCGTAG
- a CDS encoding hemerythrin domain-containing protein: MNAIDLLKADHERVKDILARLSESTERALKKRTELLGKLETEISIHTRLEEDILYPAFKQAGSKEQDVMYFEAKEEHRTVDSLVLPDLKATDPGTPEFAGRVKVVRELLEHHIEEEEKEMFPQARKLLGKATLDELGKQMENLKGKLKKEMATEHIAA, from the coding sequence ATGAACGCCATCGACCTTCTTAAAGCCGACCACGAACGCGTCAAGGACATCCTTGCCCGCTTGAGCGAATCGACGGAACGGGCCTTGAAAAAACGCACCGAACTGCTGGGCAAACTGGAGACGGAAATCTCCATCCATACGCGCCTGGAAGAGGACATTCTCTACCCGGCCTTCAAGCAGGCCGGCAGCAAAGAACAGGACGTGATGTATTTCGAAGCCAAGGAAGAACACCGCACCGTCGATAGCCTGGTGCTGCCAGACCTCAAAGCCACCGACCCGGGAACGCCCGAATTCGCCGGCCGAGTGAAGGTGGTGCGCGAGCTGCTGGAGCATCACATCGAAGAGGAAGAAAAAGAGATGTTTCCCCAGGCCAGAAAACTCCTGGGCAAGGCCACGCTGGATGAGTTGGGCAAGCAGATGGAAAACCTGAAAGGCAAGCTCAAAAAAGAGATGGCCACCGAGCACATCGCGGCATGA
- the ligD gene encoding DNA ligase D, whose translation MAKPLTEYQRKRNFDATPEPAGKRARGSKAKALQFCIQKHDASHLHYDFRLELDGTLKSWAIPKGPSLDPSVRRLAVHVEDHPLDYATFEGHIPQGHYGAGDVIVWDRGVWVPEGDPHEGYTKGKLRFHLQGEKLAGAWNLFRTRLAGKKEQWLLVKSDDDQARAEADYDVLEARPDSVLSDRTLIAQPPKAATAKARGKARGKAEPRTALPASLKPELATLVDSPPPGDWCYEIKFDGYRMLARIDGKQVKLFTRSGLDWTAKMPRQARVLARLGLKSAWLDGEMVVVGDDGIADFQALQNAFDEHADARIVYYVFDAPFLNGQDLRDRPLKERRAALQALLTDNKAAPLRYSESFDQPVASLLASACDMKLEGLIGKRADSLYVGRRSPDWIKLKCSQRQEFVIVGYTEPKGTRSAFGALLLALHDQDSGTLRYAGKVGTGFSATTLQHIHSRLKPLTVSRSPLKKNPAGISLREVHWVKPELLAEVAYGQMTRDGVVRHSVFHGLRDDKPADAVAAERPAPAKAKGSPAGGRWHLTHPDRIVDASSGATKGQVAEYYAQVADRILPHLARRPVALVRAPDGLAGELFFQKHAAHLAIPGLRQYSKAEAGQVAIILNQLPALMGAVQMNTLELHTWNATAKDFDKPDRLILDLDPDPALPWKMMVEATGLTLTLLDELGLQAFLKTSGGKGMHVVVPLVRRAGWDEVKAFSQAMVQHLAALFPERISAVSGPKNRVGRIFIDYLRNGRGATTACAYSLRAREGLPVSVPIHRDELADIKGAGQWTLFNLAQRLGEVDDPWAGYGDVRQSITAVMRKQLGLKKQA comes from the coding sequence ATGGCCAAACCCCTGACGGAATACCAACGCAAGCGCAACTTCGACGCCACTCCCGAACCCGCAGGCAAACGGGCGCGCGGCAGCAAGGCCAAGGCGCTGCAGTTCTGCATCCAGAAGCATGACGCCAGCCACCTGCACTACGACTTCCGCCTGGAGCTGGACGGCACGCTCAAGAGCTGGGCCATCCCCAAAGGCCCTTCGCTCGATCCTTCGGTGCGGCGGTTGGCGGTGCATGTCGAAGATCACCCGCTGGACTACGCGACGTTCGAGGGGCACATCCCGCAGGGCCACTACGGTGCCGGGGATGTGATCGTCTGGGACCGCGGCGTCTGGGTGCCCGAAGGCGATCCCCATGAAGGCTACACGAAGGGCAAGTTGCGGTTTCACTTGCAGGGCGAAAAACTGGCGGGCGCCTGGAATTTGTTCCGCACCCGGCTGGCGGGCAAGAAGGAGCAGTGGCTGCTGGTCAAGTCCGATGACGACCAGGCCCGGGCCGAAGCCGACTACGACGTGCTGGAGGCGCGCCCGGACAGCGTCTTGAGCGACCGCACGCTGATCGCGCAGCCGCCGAAAGCGGCCACCGCCAAGGCCAGAGGCAAGGCCAGAGGCAAGGCCGAACCGCGCACGGCGCTGCCGGCCTCGCTCAAGCCCGAACTGGCCACCTTGGTGGATTCGCCGCCGCCGGGTGACTGGTGCTACGAGATCAAGTTCGACGGTTACCGCATGCTGGCCCGGATCGACGGCAAGCAGGTGAAGCTGTTCACCCGCAGCGGGCTGGACTGGACGGCGAAGATGCCCCGGCAGGCCCGGGTGCTGGCCAGACTCGGACTGAAGTCCGCCTGGCTGGACGGCGAGATGGTGGTGGTCGGCGATGACGGCATCGCCGATTTCCAGGCGTTGCAGAACGCCTTTGATGAGCACGCCGACGCACGCATCGTCTACTACGTTTTCGATGCGCCTTTCCTGAACGGCCAGGATCTGCGTGACCGACCCCTGAAGGAGCGCCGCGCTGCACTGCAAGCCTTGCTCACGGATAACAAGGCTGCGCCGCTGCGCTACTCCGAGTCCTTCGACCAGCCTGTCGCGTCTTTGCTGGCGAGTGCCTGCGACATGAAGCTTGAAGGGTTGATCGGCAAGCGGGCCGACAGCCTCTATGTCGGCCGCCGAAGCCCCGACTGGATCAAGCTCAAGTGCAGCCAGCGACAGGAGTTCGTGATCGTCGGCTACACCGAACCCAAGGGCACCCGCAGTGCGTTCGGCGCTCTGTTGCTGGCCTTGCACGACCAGGACAGCGGCACCTTGCGCTACGCCGGCAAGGTCGGCACCGGGTTCAGCGCCACGACTCTGCAGCACATCCACTCGCGCCTGAAACCGCTGACGGTAAGCCGCAGCCCGTTGAAGAAAAACCCGGCCGGTATTTCGCTCCGCGAGGTGCACTGGGTCAAGCCTGAACTGCTGGCCGAAGTCGCTTACGGCCAGATGACCCGTGACGGCGTGGTGCGCCATTCGGTGTTCCATGGCTTGCGCGACGACAAACCGGCCGACGCTGTGGCGGCGGAACGCCCGGCGCCGGCGAAGGCCAAGGGCAGCCCGGCCGGCGGCCGCTGGCACCTGACCCATCCCGACCGCATCGTCGACGCCAGCAGCGGCGCCACCAAGGGTCAGGTCGCTGAGTATTACGCCCAGGTGGCGGACCGGATCCTGCCGCACCTGGCCCGGCGCCCGGTGGCCTTGGTGCGTGCGCCGGACGGCCTGGCCGGCGAGCTGTTCTTCCAGAAGCACGCCGCGCACCTGGCCATTCCCGGGCTGCGCCAGTACTCGAAGGCCGAAGCGGGGCAGGTGGCCATCATCCTCAATCAACTGCCGGCGCTGATGGGCGCGGTGCAGATGAACACGCTGGAACTGCATACCTGGAACGCCACGGCCAAGGACTTCGACAAGCCGGACCGGCTGATCCTGGATCTCGACCCGGATCCCGCGTTGCCCTGGAAAATGATGGTCGAGGCCACCGGGCTGACGCTGACCCTGCTCGATGAGCTCGGCCTGCAGGCGTTCCTCAAGACCAGCGGCGGCAAGGGCATGCACGTCGTGGTGCCGCTGGTGCGCCGGGCGGGCTGGGATGAGGTCAAGGCTTTCAGTCAGGCGATGGTTCAGCACCTGGCCGCGTTGTTCCCCGAGCGGATCTCGGCGGTCTCCGGGCCGAAAAACCGTGTGGGCAGGATCTTCATCGACTACCTGCGCAACGGCCGCGGCGCCACCACCGCCTGCGCGTATTCGCTGCGGGCCCGCGAGGGGCTGCCGGTGTCCGTGCCGATCCACCGCGACGAACTGGCGGACATCAAAGGCGCCGGACAATGGACCCTGTTCAACCTGGCGCAGCGGTTGGGTGAGGTGGACGACCCTTGGGCCGGGTACGGCGACGTGCGCCAGTCGATCACCGCAGTGATGCGCAAACAATTGGGCCTCAAGAAGCAGGCATGA